From a single Thalassospira sp. ER-Se-21-Dark genomic region:
- a CDS encoding ScpA family protein, which yields MADQFEFEIPDDVFDKKPVDDEPSLAERLILDLDGFEGPLDVLLELARDQKVDIIKISILDLAEQYLEFINTAQGLRLELAADYLVMAAWLAYLKSRLLLPKQESDEEELSAEEMAELLAFQLKRLEAMKAAGEKLLERPNLGRDFFGRGDPEEVRVTTASVYDASLYDLLKAYARIMLTSESKTLEIEAFDLYAMDDAIQRLRDLFGRRVVPTWTRLLEFMPRGLGTPLKARSALAAHFVASLEMCRDGELEISQEETFGPILLRSPQTVREGDLPRNYDYDADTFKK from the coding sequence ATGGCAGACCAGTTCGAATTCGAAATTCCAGATGATGTGTTTGACAAGAAACCGGTCGATGACGAACCGAGCCTTGCCGAACGCCTGATTCTTGATCTGGACGGGTTCGAGGGGCCGCTTGATGTGTTGCTTGAACTGGCACGCGACCAAAAGGTCGATATCATCAAGATTTCCATTCTCGATCTTGCCGAACAATATCTTGAATTCATCAATACCGCACAGGGTTTGCGCCTTGAACTGGCGGCTGATTATCTGGTGATGGCCGCCTGGCTTGCCTACCTGAAATCGCGCCTGCTGCTTCCAAAACAGGAAAGTGACGAGGAAGAACTCAGTGCCGAGGAAATGGCAGAACTTCTTGCCTTCCAGCTGAAGCGCCTTGAGGCGATGAAAGCGGCCGGTGAGAAACTTCTGGAACGCCCCAACTTGGGACGTGATTTCTTTGGTCGCGGCGATCCTGAGGAAGTCCGGGTTACAACGGCGTCTGTCTATGATGCATCGCTTTATGACCTGCTGAAGGCTTATGCGCGGATCATGCTGACATCGGAAAGCAAAACGCTTGAGATCGAGGCATTTGATCTATACGCGATGGATGATGCCATCCAACGGTTGCGCGATTTGTTTGGTCGTCGTGTGGTGCCGACATGGACAAGGCTGCTTGAATTCATGCCGCGCGGACTCGGAACGCCGCTTAAGGCGCGCTCGGCATTGGCGGCGCATTTTGTTGCCAGTCTTGAAATGTGCCGCGATGGCGAACTGGAAATCTCACAAGAAGAGACCTTTGGGCCGATTCTGCTGCGATCACCACAGACTGTGCGGGAAGGGGATCTGCCGCGCAATTATGACTACGACGCAGACACGTTTAAGAAATAA
- the argS gene encoding arginine--tRNA ligase: MNVFSLLKSDIENQILALEKDGVLPAGTDTSRVTVEPPRDASHGDAATNAAMLLSKAAGMKPRDLAEKLAEKLRGLDHIEEVEIAGPGFINLRMAERFWLSQISQILEVGTAYGNSDLGKGEKINVEYVSANPTGPMHVGHCRGAVVGDVLANLLAKAGYAVTKEYYTNDAGAQVDVLARSLHLRYREALGEEISEIPQGLYPGDYLVAPGKKLAERDGDKWQNAPEDEWLEEFRAFAIVEMMALIKEDLRLLGVSHDVFTSEDGLVKAGKVQSAFEHLEKKGDIYVGVLEPPKGKKPDDWEPRPQTLFRATEFGDDVDRPLKKSDGSWTYFASDIAYHFDKYERGFNLMIDIFGADHGGYVKRMKAATKAITHGEGDLDVKLCQLVSLFDNGEPVKMSKRAGTFVTLRDVVERVGKDVVRFIMLTRKNDAALEFDFAKVTEQSKDNPVFYVQYAHARVNSVFRQAAEAFPGQDLSEKTLATADLSLLSSEDEKLLVRRMAEWPRIIEQAAVAHEPHRIAFFLTEIAAEFHALWNKGRDNTALRFIIADDLPATLARLAMIRAVATVIASGLEVVGVTPVEEM; this comes from the coding sequence TTGAAAAGCGACATCGAGAATCAGATTCTCGCCCTTGAAAAAGACGGTGTTCTCCCTGCGGGAACCGACACTTCACGTGTCACGGTGGAGCCGCCGCGCGATGCGTCTCATGGGGATGCCGCAACAAATGCGGCGATGTTGCTTTCAAAGGCTGCTGGCATGAAGCCGCGTGATCTGGCGGAAAAGCTGGCTGAAAAACTGCGTGGCCTTGATCACATCGAAGAAGTCGAGATTGCTGGCCCGGGTTTCATCAATTTGCGGATGGCCGAGCGGTTCTGGCTTTCACAGATCAGCCAGATTCTTGAAGTCGGCACTGCCTATGGCAATAGCGACCTTGGCAAAGGCGAAAAGATCAACGTCGAATATGTTTCGGCAAACCCGACCGGCCCGATGCATGTCGGCCATTGCCGTGGGGCGGTTGTTGGTGACGTGCTTGCCAACTTGCTTGCAAAGGCGGGCTACGCCGTTACCAAGGAATATTACACCAATGATGCCGGTGCGCAGGTGGATGTTCTCGCACGGTCGCTTCATTTACGCTATCGCGAAGCCCTTGGCGAAGAGATCAGTGAAATTCCGCAAGGCCTGTATCCGGGGGATTATCTTGTCGCGCCGGGCAAAAAGCTGGCGGAACGCGATGGTGACAAGTGGCAGAATGCCCCGGAAGATGAATGGCTTGAAGAGTTTCGTGCTTTCGCCATCGTCGAGATGATGGCCCTGATCAAGGAAGACCTTCGTCTTCTTGGTGTTTCCCATGATGTTTTCACATCCGAAGACGGCTTGGTGAAGGCGGGCAAGGTCCAGTCGGCCTTTGAACATCTTGAGAAAAAAGGTGACATCTATGTCGGTGTTCTGGAACCGCCAAAAGGCAAGAAGCCGGATGACTGGGAACCGCGCCCGCAAACCTTGTTCCGTGCAACAGAATTTGGCGATGATGTCGATCGGCCTTTGAAAAAGTCCGATGGCAGTTGGACCTATTTTGCGTCCGACATCGCCTATCACTTTGATAAGTACGAGCGCGGCTTTAACCTGATGATCGACATCTTTGGTGCCGACCATGGCGGGTATGTCAAGCGGATGAAGGCGGCCACCAAGGCGATCACACACGGCGAGGGCGACCTTGATGTCAAGCTTTGCCAACTTGTCAGCCTGTTTGACAATGGCGAGCCGGTCAAAATGTCGAAACGTGCCGGAACGTTCGTCACCCTGCGTGACGTGGTTGAGCGCGTTGGCAAGGATGTCGTGCGTTTCATCATGCTGACCCGCAAGAATGATGCCGCACTTGAATTCGATTTTGCCAAGGTGACCGAACAGTCCAAGGACAACCCGGTTTTCTATGTTCAGTATGCGCATGCACGTGTGAATTCGGTCTTCCGTCAGGCGGCAGAAGCCTTCCCGGGACAAGACCTGTCGGAGAAGACGCTGGCGACCGCGGACCTGTCACTGCTGAGTTCAGAAGATGAAAAGCTTCTGGTGCGCCGCATGGCTGAATGGCCGCGGATTATCGAACAGGCGGCCGTTGCCCATGAACCGCATCGCATTGCCTTTTTCCTGACAGAAATTGCCGCAGAATTCCATGCATTGTGGAACAAGGGACGTGACAACACCGCGCTGCGCTTCATCATTGCCGATGATTTGCCAGCGACTCTGGCACGTCTTGCGATGATCCGTGCCGTTGCCACGGTCATTGCTTCCGGTCTTGAGGTTGTGGGCGTTACGCCTGTTGAGGAGATGTAA
- a CDS encoding site-2 protease family protein: MNDTIDLIVSATTWIIPVLLAVTLHEAAHGFAAKLFGDDTAQRMGRLSLNPIRHIDPVGTILIPGLLLITAAPFLFGYAKPVPVAFHRLHPQRLGVIGVAIAGPATNVALAIVSILLLVWLPSFSPAVNDWLATMLNQSLWLNCILAVFNMLPIPPLDGGRVLTAISPMPIARVLARMEKTGMIILIGLVFLLPYVTTQLGIDLPVFQWLVLEPANALVRLLADIFA, from the coding sequence GTGAATGACACCATTGACCTGATCGTTTCGGCGACAACCTGGATCATTCCGGTTTTGCTGGCCGTTACGTTGCACGAGGCAGCACACGGTTTCGCCGCCAAGCTGTTTGGTGATGATACGGCCCAACGCATGGGTCGGCTAAGCCTTAACCCGATCCGCCATATTGATCCGGTTGGCACCATCCTGATCCCGGGTTTGCTTTTGATAACAGCCGCACCGTTCCTGTTTGGCTATGCCAAGCCGGTACCGGTGGCGTTTCATCGCCTGCATCCGCAGCGTTTGGGCGTGATTGGCGTTGCGATTGCAGGTCCGGCGACCAACGTGGCACTTGCCATTGTATCAATCCTGCTTCTGGTGTGGCTGCCAAGCTTCTCGCCAGCGGTAAATGACTGGCTTGCGACCATGCTTAATCAGTCACTTTGGCTGAATTGCATTCTGGCGGTGTTTAACATGTTGCCGATCCCGCCACTTGACGGTGGCCGGGTTCTGACCGCAATTTCACCGATGCCGATTGCACGGGTCTTGGCGCGTATGGAAAAAACCGGCATGATCATATTGATCGGATTGGTCTTTCTGTTGCCCTATGTCACGACGCAACTTGGTATAGACCTGCCGGTGTTCCAGTGGTTGGTACTTGAACCGGCCAATGCACTGGTCAGGCTTCTGGCAGATATCTTTGCCTGA
- the nagZ gene encoding beta-N-acetylhexosaminidase, giving the protein MSGLEVKKPRACILGVSGTELSNWEKGFLREADPFGFILFARNIENRNQVRALTNALRETVGNTNVPILVDQEGGRVMRLKPPHWRRIAPAGAFGDLFDRNPDDAREAAYTSARLMAMELREAGFNTTCAPVLDLRLPGMSDVIGDRSYGAEVGKVVMLASAVAAGLLDGGIAPIIKHIPGHGRATVDSHKDLPIVTVSHETLSEFDFAPFAHMKDVLAAMSAHLLFTAIDDQRPGTVSATVIQDIIRGEIGFDNLLISDDLSMEALGGSIASRTHECLRAGCDIALHCNGKRTEMEEVVSMAPLLTGTSLQRAQTFTNQIATFKHDAPSSTQITDWQARLADLLAPVWSAGDDQK; this is encoded by the coding sequence TTGTCCGGCCTTGAAGTCAAAAAGCCACGTGCCTGCATTCTTGGTGTTTCGGGAACGGAGCTTAGCAATTGGGAAAAGGGCTTCTTGCGTGAGGCCGATCCGTTCGGGTTTATCCTGTTTGCCCGCAACATCGAAAACCGTAATCAGGTCCGTGCCCTGACCAACGCGCTGCGAGAAACCGTTGGTAATACCAACGTACCGATTCTCGTCGATCAGGAAGGCGGCCGCGTCATGCGGTTAAAACCGCCACATTGGCGCAGAATTGCACCCGCCGGCGCGTTTGGTGATCTGTTTGATCGCAATCCGGATGATGCTCGCGAGGCGGCCTATACCAGTGCGCGGCTGATGGCGATGGAACTGCGCGAAGCCGGTTTTAATACAACCTGCGCACCTGTTCTTGATCTTCGTCTGCCGGGTATGAGTGACGTGATCGGTGACCGGTCATACGGCGCAGAGGTCGGCAAGGTCGTGATGCTGGCCAGTGCCGTGGCGGCAGGCCTTCTGGATGGTGGCATTGCGCCGATCATCAAACATATCCCTGGGCATGGCCGTGCGACGGTAGACAGTCACAAGGACCTGCCGATTGTCACCGTATCGCACGAGACACTGTCCGAGTTCGATTTTGCGCCCTTCGCGCACATGAAGGACGTGCTGGCGGCGATGTCGGCCCACCTGCTGTTTACCGCCATTGATGATCAACGCCCCGGCACAGTCTCCGCAACTGTTATTCAGGACATCATTCGCGGCGAGATCGGCTTTGACAACCTGCTGATCAGTGATGATCTGTCCATGGAGGCGCTCGGTGGCTCCATCGCCAGTCGGACGCATGAATGTCTGCGTGCCGGGTGTGATATTGCGCTTCATTGCAATGGCAAACGCACCGAGATGGAAGAAGTGGTGTCAATGGCACCGCTTTTGACCGGTACGTCCTTGCAGCGCGCACAGACCTTTACCAACCAAATTGCCACGTTCAAACACGACGCGCCAAGCAGCACCCAGATTACCGATTGGCAGGCCCGACTTGCCGATCTTCTGGCGCCGGTGTGGTCCGCAGGAGATGATCAGAAGTGA
- a CDS encoding SPOR domain-containing protein, translating to MSEEHGADLHAERADHYGSEKPASKSMIKGLATVFLGVVVVGGALGGAGYWFYNQGQPIQDDGNLPILLPDPSPIKIRPEDPGGMEVPHRETTVYDQLSDVDPDANVVLQELPDMPRAPEVSATPKAAQPNPTDEAPADAGATETADAPQATEADGNAEPAVKAPEIAAPELTDAEKAVAAAENRTTEAPAKEQASTEPAPAPKTTAAAPASGAFRVQLASVREESGATAEWKRLSSKNKDLLGNLEMFVQRIEIEGKGVFYRLQAGPLGDTGAAEKLCADLKERNVGCLIVRP from the coding sequence ATGAGCGAAGAACACGGTGCCGACCTTCATGCAGAGCGCGCAGATCATTACGGATCAGAAAAGCCCGCCAGCAAGAGCATGATCAAAGGGCTGGCTACCGTGTTTCTTGGCGTTGTCGTGGTTGGTGGCGCGCTGGGCGGGGCAGGTTACTGGTTTTATAATCAGGGCCAACCCATTCAGGACGATGGCAATTTGCCGATCCTGCTTCCTGATCCATCACCGATCAAAATTCGACCGGAAGATCCGGGGGGAATGGAAGTTCCCCACCGTGAAACGACAGTCTACGACCAGCTAAGCGACGTTGATCCGGATGCAAATGTCGTGTTGCAGGAACTTCCCGATATGCCGCGCGCACCGGAAGTCTCGGCAACGCCCAAGGCAGCCCAGCCAAATCCAACGGACGAGGCACCGGCAGATGCGGGCGCAACCGAAACAGCGGATGCACCGCAAGCGACCGAAGCCGACGGCAATGCTGAGCCTGCTGTTAAAGCGCCGGAAATTGCAGCTCCTGAATTGACTGACGCCGAGAAGGCTGTTGCCGCTGCTGAAAACCGCACGACCGAAGCCCCGGCCAAGGAGCAAGCATCAACAGAACCGGCACCAGCACCGAAGACAACGGCCGCGGCTCCTGCGTCGGGCGCATTCCGTGTCCAGCTGGCTTCGGTCCGCGAAGAAAGCGGGGCGACTGCTGAATGGAAACGGTTGTCTTCGAAAAACAAAGACTTGCTTGGTAATCTTGAGATGTTTGTGCAACGTATTGAGATCGAAGGCAAAGGTGTCTTCTATCGGTTGCAGGCAGGCCCGCTTGGCGATACCGGGGCTGCAGAAAAGCTTTGTGCGGATTTGAAAGAACGCAATGTGGGGTGCCTCATTGTCCGGCCTTGA